From the Priestia koreensis genome, one window contains:
- a CDS encoding TIGR01777 family oxidoreductase: MYRTIEEDKAEEVMRMRKVVLPGGSGFLGEALADYLIARGYEVVILTRSSSRGESPRRYVQWDGKTRGDWVREISGSTAVVNFTGKSVNCIYTPKNKQEILQSRLDSVGVLHDVIKSSDDPPNAFIQAGSLAIFGDTTDVCDETAPHGTGFSVDVCQRWEEAFFSQEHIGTRRVLLRIGFALGKNGGALEPLRKLANRRLGGTVGSGKQYISWIHLDDLNEMFLTVIEQEEFEGIFNATGPSPVTNKEFMKTLRFVLNKGWSPKAPTPLVKLGAYVIMRAAPELALTGRRCVPDRFLRRGFTFRYMNLEQALQEIINE; this comes from the coding sequence ATGTACCGAACTATTGAAGAGGATAAAGCAGAGGAAGTGATGAGAATGCGGAAGGTAGTTCTTCCAGGGGGTTCCGGATTTTTAGGTGAGGCGCTTGCCGACTATTTAATTGCTAGGGGTTATGAAGTGGTCATTCTCACGCGATCTTCATCAAGGGGAGAATCACCAAGAAGATACGTACAGTGGGATGGAAAAACGAGAGGCGATTGGGTCCGGGAAATTAGCGGATCAACAGCCGTTGTCAATTTTACGGGTAAAAGTGTCAATTGTATTTATACGCCAAAAAACAAGCAGGAAATTTTGCAGTCTCGGTTAGATTCTGTTGGCGTGTTGCATGACGTTATTAAAAGCAGTGACGATCCTCCAAATGCTTTTATACAGGCAGGGTCACTTGCCATTTTTGGTGATACGACAGATGTTTGTGATGAAACCGCCCCACATGGTACGGGGTTTTCGGTAGACGTATGCCAAAGGTGGGAGGAAGCATTTTTCTCACAAGAACATATCGGAACGCGAAGAGTGCTGCTCCGGATTGGCTTTGCGCTTGGAAAGAATGGAGGAGCATTAGAGCCGCTACGAAAGCTTGCAAACCGTCGTCTAGGTGGAACCGTAGGATCTGGCAAGCAATATATAAGTTGGATTCACCTAGACGATTTAAATGAAATGTTTTTAACGGTCATTGAACAAGAGGAATTTGAAGGGATTTTTAATGCGACTGGACCTTCTCCCGTTACGAATAAAGAATTTATGAAAACGCTCCGTTTCGTGCTGAATAAGGGATGGTCACCAAAGGCACCAACACCATTGGTGAAGCTAGGGGCTTATGTCATTATGCGTGCTGCACCTGAGCTTGCGCTAACCGGTAGACGCTGTGTTCCGGATCGTTTTTTGCGCCGAGGCTTTACGTTTCGGTATATGAACTTAGAGCAAGCTCTTCAAGAAATTATCAACGAATAA
- a CDS encoding kinase-associated lipoprotein B, translating to MMTTLQIGDHVTAIYKTGKYIGEITNTRPGTVLVKVLAVMKHPRQGDLHNPNEVDVPLFHERKALAFREQTNIPEKMVKPFDGDIPEYKESLITSFQSLQEQLRAEETPFATRSLETLAAIQPEYERMYKIVLQS from the coding sequence ATCATGACAACCCTACAAATTGGCGACCACGTAACCGCCATTTACAAAACTGGAAAATATATCGGTGAAATTACGAATACTCGTCCTGGAACAGTTCTCGTAAAAGTGTTAGCCGTAATGAAACATCCTCGTCAAGGAGATCTACATAACCCAAACGAAGTTGATGTACCGCTTTTTCACGAACGTAAGGCTCTTGCCTTTCGCGAGCAAACGAATATTCCGGAGAAGATGGTTAAACCTTTTGACGGAGACATTCCTGAATACAAGGAGTCGCTTATCACTTCGTTTCAATCCCTACAAGAGCAGCTTCGTGCAGAAGAAACGCCTTTTGCGACAAGAAGCTTAGAAACATTAGCAGCGATTCAACCAGAATATGAGCGCATGTACAAAATCGTGTTACAATCATAA
- a CDS encoding catalase — protein MEKDQNHHGTHVNGTGGPLDERFTEGETSETLTNRQGHPVRDNQNIRTVGNRGPATLENYDFIEKISHFDRERIPERVVHARGTGAHGYFETYGKLGDEPVEKYTRAKIFSGAGKKTPAFVRFSTVTFGKDSPETARDPRGFAVKFYTEDGNWDLVGNNLKVFFIRDAMKFPDLIHAFKPDPVTNRQDTERIFDFLSQTPESLHMITFLFSPWGIPANYRQMQGSGVNTYKWVNKEGTGYLVKYHWEPLQGIKNLTQEDAEKIQAKNFSHATQDLYEAIEEGNYPEWELCIQIMDDHEHPELDFDPLDDTKIWPEDQFPFLKVGKLVLNKNPENFFAEVEQVAFGTGVLVDGLDFSDDKMLQGRTFSYSDTQRYRVGANYQQLPINAPKKHVANNLRDGQMAYHVDSGPKQNPHVNYEPSVLGGLKEANKRPHPYQPHVEGNLQKAKIDRTNDYKQAGERYRLLEDWERNDLIQNLIAALKPAHQRIQTTMVEHFLKCDEDYGMQVANGLGIGVRNENGSYHLEVSEEISPSNGSLPKQGGSPAGSTGAADAVKEAEQKGNDAHPY, from the coding sequence ATGGAAAAGGATCAAAATCATCATGGTACGCACGTTAACGGTACAGGTGGACCATTAGATGAGCGATTTACAGAAGGTGAAACAAGCGAAACGTTAACGAATCGCCAAGGACATCCTGTGCGCGACAACCAAAACATTCGTACGGTCGGAAATCGCGGCCCTGCCACGCTTGAGAACTACGATTTTATTGAAAAAATCTCTCACTTTGATCGTGAACGTATTCCAGAGCGCGTTGTTCATGCTCGTGGTACAGGTGCGCACGGTTATTTTGAAACATACGGAAAATTAGGCGATGAGCCTGTGGAGAAATACACACGCGCGAAAATCTTTTCTGGTGCAGGAAAGAAGACACCTGCATTTGTACGTTTTTCAACGGTAACGTTTGGAAAAGATTCACCTGAAACGGCACGTGATCCGCGCGGGTTTGCCGTAAAGTTTTATACAGAAGATGGAAACTGGGATTTAGTAGGGAATAATTTAAAAGTATTTTTTATCCGTGATGCGATGAAGTTTCCTGATTTGATCCACGCTTTTAAGCCTGATCCTGTCACAAACCGTCAGGACACAGAGCGCATTTTTGACTTTTTATCTCAAACGCCCGAATCTCTTCACATGATTACATTTCTCTTCTCACCGTGGGGTATTCCGGCAAATTATCGCCAAATGCAAGGTTCTGGGGTAAACACGTATAAATGGGTCAACAAAGAAGGAACGGGCTATTTAGTCAAATATCACTGGGAGCCACTGCAAGGAATTAAAAACCTAACGCAAGAAGATGCAGAAAAAATTCAGGCGAAGAATTTTTCACACGCCACACAGGATTTATACGAAGCAATTGAAGAAGGAAACTATCCTGAATGGGAACTTTGCATTCAAATTATGGACGATCACGAGCATCCTGAGCTTGACTTTGATCCACTGGATGACACAAAAATTTGGCCAGAGGATCAGTTTCCGTTTTTGAAAGTTGGCAAGCTTGTTTTAAACAAAAACCCTGAAAACTTCTTTGCTGAAGTCGAACAGGTTGCCTTTGGAACTGGGGTTTTAGTAGACGGTCTTGATTTTTCAGATGATAAAATGCTTCAAGGACGTACCTTCTCGTATTCGGATACGCAACGCTATCGTGTGGGAGCAAATTACCAACAGCTTCCGATTAACGCGCCGAAAAAGCACGTAGCAAACAATCTTCGCGACGGTCAGATGGCTTATCATGTCGATAGCGGTCCAAAGCAAAATCCGCACGTGAACTATGAGCCATCCGTTCTCGGTGGATTAAAAGAAGCAAACAAACGTCCACATCCGTATCAGCCTCATGTGGAAGGAAATCTGCAAAAAGCGAAAATCGACCGTACCAATGATTACAAGCAAGCAGGTGAACGTTACCGACTGCTCGAAGATTGGGAAAGAAACGACTTGATTCAAAATCTGATTGCTGCATTAAAACCAGCTCACCAGCGCATTCAAACGACCATGGTGGAGCACTTTTTGAAATGTGATGAGGACTACGGCATGCAGGTAGCAAACGGACTTGGAATCGGGGTTCGAAACGAAAATGGATCCTATCATCTGGAAGTCAGTGAAGAAATATCTCCTTCCAATGGATCTCTACCAAAGCAAGGCGGCTCTCCGGCTGGTAGTACCGGTGCGGCAGATGCGGTAAAGGAAGCGGAGCAAAAAGGAAACGATGCACATCCATATTAA
- the pepF gene encoding oligoendopeptidase F: protein MTTYQNRSDIPVHETWNLADLFASKEAWEQAYKEVEKGIESLSRYNDAIENGKDLFDFLTQKEELSQTFNLVYVYAMLGVDLDTRDSDAQALLDRATQLSLKYSAAVSFFTPYLLSVEEETLRQYIKEVEGLQYFENDLYETYRYKEHVLNKDQEELLSHLGEALSSPKQTFGMMNNADIKFGDVTNDDGENVELTRGLYAKLIEDDDRNKRQEAYKAYYKPYAQLKNSIASTLSSTVKTNATTAKLRHFPSALEKALFGDNVPKEVYENLIKAARHHLPSLHTYSDIRKQVLGVEDLRQYDLSVKLVQNLNKEIPYDEAYETMLKALAPLGDDYVKTLAGFKEKRYVDVRETKGKRSGAYNLGVYGVHPFVLLNHRDNIDSLFTLSHEMGHAMHSYYSSKYQPQISARYSIFVAEVASTVNEILLMNYLINHAEDEETKLYLLNEFIDKFKGTFFTQVMFAEFEKKTHELAEQGQPLNATVFSDIYEQLVIDYQGPSLVLDDEVKYGWSRIPHFYRPFYVYKYATGFASAIHIANELLAGNKDAQSAYLEFLQSGGSDYPLELLKKAGVDLTTTEPVDNALSKFDQLVSDLQNAFSKPKA from the coding sequence ATGACTACTTATCAAAACCGATCTGACATACCTGTTCATGAAACGTGGAATCTAGCTGATTTATTTGCATCAAAAGAGGCATGGGAACAGGCTTATAAAGAAGTGGAAAAAGGCATTGAGTCGTTAAGTCGTTACAACGATGCCATTGAAAATGGGAAAGACTTGTTTGACTTTCTCACTCAAAAGGAAGAATTAAGTCAAACATTCAATTTGGTGTACGTCTATGCCATGCTAGGCGTAGATTTAGATACACGTGATAGCGATGCACAGGCGCTGCTTGATCGTGCTACTCAGCTTAGCTTGAAGTATAGCGCAGCTGTCTCATTTTTCACTCCTTATCTTCTTAGCGTAGAAGAGGAAACGCTTCGTCAATACATAAAAGAGGTAGAAGGACTACAATACTTCGAGAATGATTTATATGAAACGTATCGCTACAAGGAACATGTATTAAATAAAGATCAAGAAGAACTGCTGTCACATTTAGGTGAAGCGCTCTCGTCACCAAAGCAAACGTTTGGCATGATGAACAATGCAGATATTAAATTTGGTGATGTAACAAACGATGATGGAGAAAATGTGGAACTGACGCGAGGGTTGTATGCGAAATTAATTGAAGACGATGATCGAAATAAACGTCAAGAAGCGTACAAAGCGTATTACAAGCCTTATGCACAGCTGAAAAATTCCATTGCGTCTACGCTTTCTTCAACTGTAAAAACGAATGCAACGACAGCCAAACTTCGTCACTTCCCGTCTGCATTAGAGAAGGCACTGTTTGGTGATAACGTTCCAAAAGAAGTGTATGAGAACTTAATTAAAGCGGCACGTCATCATCTGCCGTCACTGCATACTTACAGTGACATTCGAAAACAGGTGTTAGGTGTTGAGGATTTGCGTCAATATGATCTAAGCGTCAAGCTTGTTCAAAATTTAAACAAAGAGATTCCATATGACGAAGCGTATGAAACGATGTTGAAGGCTCTTGCACCACTCGGTGATGATTACGTAAAAACGCTCGCAGGCTTTAAAGAAAAGCGCTATGTCGATGTTCGCGAGACGAAAGGGAAACGTTCTGGAGCATATAACCTAGGAGTTTACGGTGTTCATCCGTTTGTTCTTTTAAATCATCGTGATAATATTGACAGCTTGTTTACACTCTCTCATGAGATGGGTCACGCGATGCATAGCTATTATTCGAGTAAATATCAGCCGCAAATTTCTGCACGCTACTCCATTTTTGTGGCAGAAGTAGCCTCAACGGTCAATGAAATCTTGCTCATGAATTATTTGATTAATCATGCGGAAGATGAGGAAACGAAGCTTTATTTATTAAATGAGTTCATTGATAAATTTAAAGGGACGTTCTTTACACAGGTAATGTTTGCAGAATTTGAGAAGAAAACGCATGAACTTGCGGAACAAGGCCAACCACTTAACGCTACGGTATTTAGCGATATTTATGAGCAGCTCGTAATTGATTATCAGGGTCCTTCACTCGTACTAGATGACGAGGTGAAATACGGGTGGTCTCGTATTCCACACTTTTACCGTCCGTTTTATGTATATAAATACGCGACTGGTTTTGCTTCTGCTATTCACATTGCAAATGAGCTGTTAGCTGGAAATAAGGATGCTCAGTCAGCTTACTTGGAATTTTTACAAAGCGGTGGGTCAGACTATCCGCTCGAGCTATTGAAAAAAGCAGGCGTAGATCTCACAACAACGGAACCAGTGGACAATGCGTTAAGTAAATTTGATCAGCTTGTGTCTGATTTACAGAACGCTTTCTCAAAACCAAAGGCATAA
- a CDS encoding L-threonine 3-dehydrogenase, whose amino-acid sequence MKRILVTGALGQIGSELTMKLRELYGEEGVVATDIRRIDSKVVHSGPFETLDVTDEKAMFEIANRYKVDTVIHLAALLSATAEQKPLLAWNLNMGGLVNALETARELNCQFFTPSSIGAFGPLTPKNDTPQDTIQRPTTMYGVNKVSGELLCDYYYHKFGVDTRGLRFPGLISYVTPPGGGTTDYAVEIYYEAIKKQAYTSYIAQGTYMDMMYMPDALQAIVDLMEADGSKLAHRNAFNVSAMSFEPSEIAAEIKKHIPSFTMNYEVDPARQAIAESWPDRIDSSCAKAEWGFHTSYDLEKMTKDMLEKLGHPTQQRICS is encoded by the coding sequence ATGAAACGAATTCTAGTTACAGGGGCACTAGGACAGATCGGATCAGAATTAACGATGAAGCTGCGTGAGTTATACGGCGAAGAAGGGGTAGTTGCAACAGATATTCGTCGTATTGATAGCAAAGTGGTGCATTCAGGACCATTTGAAACGTTAGACGTAACGGATGAAAAAGCCATGTTTGAAATTGCGAATCGTTATAAAGTGGATACCGTTATTCATTTAGCAGCATTGCTTTCTGCGACAGCAGAGCAAAAGCCGCTTCTTGCGTGGAACTTGAATATGGGGGGATTAGTGAATGCACTTGAAACAGCAAGAGAGTTGAACTGTCAATTTTTCACACCGAGCTCCATCGGGGCATTTGGTCCGCTTACGCCAAAGAATGACACCCCGCAGGATACCATTCAGCGTCCGACCACAATGTACGGAGTGAACAAAGTATCAGGTGAGCTTTTATGTGATTACTATTATCATAAGTTTGGTGTAGATACGAGAGGCCTTCGCTTTCCTGGTCTTATCTCTTACGTGACACCACCAGGCGGAGGAACAACCGATTACGCCGTTGAGATCTATTACGAAGCAATCAAAAAGCAAGCCTATACATCTTATATTGCACAGGGAACCTACATGGATATGATGTATATGCCGGATGCTCTCCAAGCCATCGTTGACTTGATGGAGGCGGACGGTTCTAAACTAGCGCACAGAAACGCATTTAACGTGTCGGCAATGAGCTTTGAACCTTCTGAAATCGCCGCGGAAATTAAGAAGCATATTCCATCCTTTACGATGAACTATGAAGTGGACCCTGCTCGCCAAGCGATTGCTGAAAGCTGGCCGGATCGTATCGACTCTTCTTGTGCCAAAGCAGAATGGGGCTTTCATACTTCTTATGACTTAGAAAAAATGACGAAGGATATGCTTGAAAAATTGGGGCATCCGACGCAACAGCGAATTTGTTCATAA
- a CDS encoding glycine C-acetyltransferase → MSSHTLQKFLTENLEDLKGKGLYNVIDPVEGANGPTITIGGRTLINLSSNNYLGLATDSRLIDACNEATKKYGVGAGAVRTINGTLDIHVKLEEKLAEFKHTEAAIAYQSGFNCNMAAISAVMDKHDAILSDELNHASIIDGCRLSKAKTIRYNHSDMEDLRAKAKEATSSGLYNKVMVITDGVFSMDGDIAKLPEIVAIAEEFDLITYVDDAHGSGVLGNGAGTVKHFGLSDKVDFQIGTLSKAIGVVGGYVAGRKDLIDWLKVRSRPFLFSTAVTPGAAASCIEAITILMTSTELQTKLWENADYLKQGLKKLGFDIGHSETPITPCIIGEETKTQEFSKRLNEEGVYAKSIVFPTVPQGTGRVRNMPTAAHTKEMLDEALAVYEKVGKEMGII, encoded by the coding sequence ATGTCTAGTCATACACTACAAAAGTTTTTAACAGAAAATTTAGAGGATCTGAAGGGGAAAGGGCTTTATAACGTCATTGATCCAGTAGAAGGAGCAAATGGACCAACGATCACAATTGGTGGCAGAACGTTAATTAACCTTTCATCTAACAATTATCTAGGACTCGCAACAGATTCTCGTCTAATAGATGCTTGTAACGAAGCAACGAAAAAATATGGTGTTGGCGCAGGGGCTGTTCGTACGATCAATGGAACGCTTGATATTCACGTAAAGCTTGAGGAGAAGCTTGCTGAGTTTAAGCATACAGAAGCAGCCATTGCCTATCAATCTGGATTCAACTGTAATATGGCCGCTATTTCCGCTGTGATGGATAAACATGATGCCATCTTATCGGATGAATTAAATCATGCATCCATTATTGACGGCTGCCGCTTGTCAAAAGCAAAAACCATTCGCTATAACCATTCTGACATGGAAGATCTTCGTGCTAAAGCAAAAGAGGCGACAAGTTCAGGCCTTTACAACAAGGTTATGGTCATTACAGACGGCGTCTTTTCAATGGACGGAGACATTGCAAAGCTTCCTGAAATTGTGGCAATTGCGGAAGAATTTGATTTGATTACGTACGTTGATGATGCACATGGTTCTGGTGTACTCGGAAACGGTGCGGGAACGGTAAAACACTTTGGTTTGTCTGATAAAGTAGATTTTCAAATTGGTACATTATCTAAAGCCATTGGCGTTGTCGGTGGTTATGTCGCAGGTCGCAAAGATTTGATTGACTGGCTAAAGGTGAGAAGTCGACCATTCCTATTCTCGACGGCCGTCACGCCAGGAGCAGCTGCCTCTTGTATTGAAGCCATTACGATTTTAATGACGAGCACAGAGCTTCAAACAAAACTGTGGGAGAACGCCGACTACTTGAAGCAAGGCTTGAAGAAGCTAGGATTTGATATCGGACATAGCGAAACTCCGATTACACCTTGTATCATCGGGGAAGAGACGAAAACGCAGGAATTTAGTAAACGGTTAAATGAAGAAGGGGTATACGCAAAATCCATTGTGTTTCCAACCGTTCCTCAAGGAACAGGGCGTGTTCGCAACATGCCAACAGCTGCACATACGAAGGAAATGCTAGATGAAGCGTTAGCGGTGTATGAAAAAGTAGGAAAAGAGATGGGAATCATTTAA
- a CDS encoding ABC transporter permease, with product MRVKDQLRFVRQNMKKNKTRIFMTVLATAIGCAFLIVLASIGFGLQESIVKEITEDRAVTEIEVHGKTNDDDYQSITDKEVSELESIKNVKAVTRHQNLQQGASYTIGQYQSGGAQTVVTDFPSEVRSGFKLSDGRLPKKENEIIVGYDFVNGLEPVGTKPDDLYGKDGAVNSKYRYKENLIGKTIQMKVVQNKNGKEEEKVIPLTVVGIGQDPGKKWVMNQNVFISSQVLSQIEQFTGTEKGAVRSGDSEEDLSPQDQNTYDEIKVYADNVEDVNGIVDQLDKKQYLSYSIVSELKQINMVFNVLKVGLILVGTIAIVIASIGIYNTMTMAVTERSPDIGIMKAIGANPKTIKRIFLLESSYIAIMGAIVGTVVAYIVSFGVNLALPPILAKVFKQDLPANLMFSYIPWILPIICIAICFLVTIASGMRPATRATKVDVLKALRREV from the coding sequence ATGAGAGTAAAAGATCAGCTGCGATTTGTTCGCCAAAATATGAAAAAAAATAAAACGAGAATTTTCATGACGGTCTTGGCTACGGCCATTGGGTGCGCGTTTCTCATTGTCCTGGCATCCATCGGATTTGGATTGCAAGAAAGTATTGTAAAGGAAATCACCGAGGACAGAGCGGTTACGGAAATTGAAGTGCACGGAAAAACAAACGACGATGACTACCAGTCGATTACAGATAAAGAAGTGTCGGAGCTAGAAAGCATCAAGAATGTAAAAGCCGTCACAAGACATCAGAATTTACAGCAGGGTGCTTCTTATACGATTGGTCAATATCAATCAGGAGGAGCACAAACCGTTGTGACAGATTTTCCATCAGAAGTTCGTTCAGGATTTAAACTATCTGATGGTCGATTACCAAAGAAAGAGAACGAGATTATTGTAGGGTACGACTTTGTAAATGGTTTAGAGCCAGTCGGTACAAAACCGGATGACTTATACGGAAAAGACGGAGCTGTTAACTCGAAATATCGCTACAAAGAAAACCTCATTGGTAAAACCATTCAAATGAAAGTCGTTCAAAACAAAAACGGAAAAGAAGAAGAAAAAGTCATTCCGTTGACGGTAGTGGGCATTGGTCAAGACCCGGGTAAGAAGTGGGTGATGAATCAGAATGTCTTCATTTCTTCACAAGTACTTAGTCAAATTGAGCAGTTTACAGGAACGGAAAAAGGTGCTGTTCGATCAGGAGATTCAGAAGAAGATCTTTCACCACAGGACCAAAATACGTATGACGAAATTAAGGTCTATGCAGATAACGTAGAAGACGTGAATGGGATCGTGGATCAGCTCGATAAAAAACAGTATCTTTCGTATTCCATTGTAAGCGAGTTAAAGCAAATTAATATGGTGTTTAACGTGTTAAAGGTAGGGTTAATTCTAGTCGGTACGATTGCGATTGTCATCGCATCTATCGGTATTTATAACACCATGACAATGGCCGTGACGGAGCGCTCTCCGGATATTGGGATTATGAAAGCGATTGGTGCAAATCCGAAGACCATTAAACGAATTTTCCTATTGGAAAGCAGCTACATTGCCATTATGGGAGCGATTGTTGGGACAGTGGTCGCTTATATTGTGAGCTTTGGTGTAAACCTTGCGCTGCCACCTATTCTTGCGAAGGTGTTCAAGCAGGACCTTCCAGCTAATCTAATGTTTTCATACATTCCGTGGATTCTCCCCATCATTTGTATCGCCATTTGCTTCCTTGTGACGATTGCATCAGGAATGCGTCCCGCAACACGTGCGACGAAGGTCGATGTGTTGAAGGCGTTAAGAAGAGAAGTTTAA
- a CDS encoding MarR family winged helix-turn-helix transcriptional regulator, protein MEKEQLMIDLWRQLLRVNREFKQALQHMNEHTAISNSGIGIIFKLENEEKMKMNEIADYLGITLGSATSMIDKLEKHDIVERTRSKEDRRIVSVQLTERGREVLEKIRQYFTDEAKTIFHSLPEDQIANMLGTVEQISNYLNDYNQSNNAKK, encoded by the coding sequence ATGGAGAAAGAACAGTTAATGATTGATTTATGGAGACAGTTGTTGCGAGTAAACCGAGAGTTTAAGCAGGCTCTTCAACATATGAACGAACATACGGCCATTTCTAATTCAGGCATTGGAATCATTTTCAAGCTTGAAAATGAAGAGAAAATGAAAATGAACGAAATTGCAGATTACTTAGGCATTACCCTTGGCTCTGCTACTAGTATGATCGACAAGCTCGAAAAGCATGATATTGTAGAACGAACACGTTCGAAGGAAGATCGTCGGATTGTTTCTGTTCAGCTCACGGAACGCGGCAGAGAAGTACTAGAGAAAATTAGACAGTACTTTACGGACGAAGCAAAAACGATTTTTCATTCCCTTCCGGAAGATCAAATCGCAAACATGCTTGGAACGGTGGAACAAATTAGCAATTACCTTAACGATTACAACCAATCCAATAATGCAAAAAAATGA
- a CDS encoding NAD-dependent succinate-semialdehyde dehydrogenase yields MYVNGEWITTDEKIEVTNPATNEVIATVPKGGEKEATRAVDAAYEAFKEWSKKTAEERGKLLMKWHALIEEHTEELGKIMTLEQGKPLKEAQGEISYANGFISWYAEEGKRVYGETIPASAANKRIFVHKQPVGVLAAITPWNFPAAMITRKVGPALAAGCTAVIKPASQTPLTALRLAELAEEAGIPKGVLNVVTGSAKTIGDTWLADERVRKLSFTGSTEIGKQLMKGAADTVKKISLELGGHAPFIVTENADIEKAVSQAVASKFRNAGQTCVCTNRFYVQESVAEEFTSKFIEAVKKLKVGDGLEGNDIGPLIDGDAVKKVREHIADAKEKGGTLETGGDTFKDDGGLFVEPTIISGASDDMLCMYDETFGPVAPIATFKTIDEAIERANNSPFGLAAYLFTEHIKEAIKIAEALEYGIVGVNDGLPSTPQAPFGGFKESGLGREGGHYGIDEFLEVKYISLGL; encoded by the coding sequence ATGTATGTAAACGGAGAATGGATCACAACGGATGAAAAAATTGAGGTAACCAATCCAGCAACGAATGAAGTAATCGCGACTGTTCCAAAAGGCGGAGAAAAGGAAGCAACAAGAGCGGTGGATGCAGCATATGAAGCATTTAAAGAGTGGTCTAAAAAGACAGCCGAAGAACGTGGAAAGCTACTGATGAAGTGGCATGCGCTCATTGAAGAACATACGGAAGAACTTGGAAAAATTATGACGCTCGAGCAAGGGAAGCCGCTTAAAGAAGCCCAAGGAGAAATAAGCTACGCAAACGGGTTTATCTCGTGGTATGCGGAAGAAGGAAAGCGCGTGTACGGTGAAACCATCCCAGCGTCTGCGGCAAATAAACGAATTTTTGTACATAAGCAGCCTGTAGGCGTGCTAGCAGCGATCACGCCATGGAACTTCCCGGCGGCGATGATTACAAGAAAGGTGGGACCTGCGTTAGCTGCAGGGTGTACGGCAGTCATTAAGCCAGCGTCTCAAACCCCGCTTACCGCGCTCCGTTTGGCAGAGCTTGCGGAGGAAGCAGGAATTCCAAAGGGTGTCCTAAACGTGGTAACGGGAAGTGCCAAAACAATTGGAGACACATGGCTTGCCGATGAGCGCGTCCGCAAACTTTCGTTCACAGGTTCTACTGAAATTGGCAAGCAGCTAATGAAAGGGGCAGCGGATACGGTCAAGAAAATTTCTCTTGAGCTCGGTGGACACGCCCCGTTCATCGTGACGGAGAATGCTGATATCGAAAAGGCTGTTTCACAAGCGGTAGCGTCCAAATTCCGAAACGCTGGCCAAACGTGCGTATGTACAAACCGTTTCTATGTTCAAGAATCAGTGGCAGAGGAATTTACATCGAAGTTTATTGAAGCAGTGAAAAAATTGAAGGTAGGAGACGGATTAGAAGGAAATGATATTGGACCTCTTATTGATGGGGATGCGGTGAAGAAGGTTCGTGAGCACATTGCGGATGCCAAAGAAAAAGGTGGAACGCTTGAAACGGGTGGTGATACGTTTAAGGACGACGGCGGCTTATTTGTGGAACCGACGATCATTTCAGGTGCTAGCGATGACATGCTTTGCATGTATGACGAAACGTTTGGACCAGTCGCTCCGATCGCAACGTTTAAAACAATCGATGAAGCCATCGAACGCGCGAACAATTCTCCGTTTGGTCTTGCAGCATATCTTTTCACGGAACATATTAAAGAAGCCATTAAGATTGCAGAAGCACTTGAGTATGGCATTGTAGGAGTAAACGATGGATTACCATCAACGCCACAGGCTCCGTTTGGTGGATTTAAGGAAAGCGGTCTTGGCCGTGAAGGTGGTCACTACGGAATAGATGAATTCTTAGAAGTAAAGTACATTTCATTAGGTCTTTAA